TCGAGGGCGGCGCCAACATGATCCTGGATGACGGCGGCGACGCCACCCTGCTGCTGCACCTGGGCGCCCGTGCCGAGCAGGACATCCATGTGCTGGATCACCCCGACAGCGAAGAGGCCACCGTGCTCTTCGCCGCCATCAAGAAGCGCCTGGCTGAGCAGCCCACCTGGTACTCCACCCAGCTGGCCAAGATCAAGGGCGTGACCGAGGAGACCACCACGGGCGTGCATCGCCTCTACGAAATGGCCAAGAAGGGCGAGCTGAAGTTCCCCGCGATCAACGTCAACGACAGCGTCACCAAGAGCAAGTTCGACAACCTCTACGGCTGCCGCGAATCCCTGGTAGATGCCATCAAGCGCGCCACCGATGTGATGGTGGCCGGCAAGATCGCCGTCGTCTGCGGCTACGGAGACGTCGGCAAGGGCAGCGCCCAAGCCTTGCGAGCTTTGTCCGCCCAGGTGTGGGTCACCGAGATCGATCCCATCTGCGCCCTGCAGGCGGCCATGGAGGGCTACCGGGTGGTCACCATGGATGAAGCCTGCGACAAGGCCGACATCTTCGTCACCGCCACCGGCAACTTCCATGTGATCACCCACGACCACATGATCCGCATGAAGCACAACGCCATCGTGTGCAACATCGGCCACTTCGATAGCGAGATCGACGTGGCGGGCCTCGAGAAGTACCAGTGGGAAGAGATCAAGCCCCAGGTTGATCACGTCATCTTCCCCAAGGGCAACCGCATCATCCTGCTGGCCAAGGGCCGTCTGGTGAACCTGGGCTGCGGCACGGGCCATCCCAGCTATGTCATGTCCTCCTCCTTCGCCAACCAGACCTTGGCTCAGATCGAGCTGTGGACCAAGAACAACGAGTACAAGGTGGGCGTCTACACCCTGCCCAAGCACCTCGATGAGCAGGTGGCGCGCCTGCAGCTGCAGACCCTCAATGCCAAACTGACGGCCCTGCGCCCCGACCAGGCCAAGTACATCGGCGTGCCGGTGGAGGGTCCCTACAAGACCGACCACTACCGCTACTAGGGATTCCTGATCCATCGAAACGCTCTGCGTTTCAGCTTGCACGGCGCCGCGAGGCGCCGTGCTTGTTTGTTGACGACCGCTTCGTCAGGATGAAGCCATCACCTTCGGGAGCATGCATGCGGTCCTGGTCGATGGGCATTCTTCTCGTCCTCGCGGTGGCGCTGGCCGGTGCTGGCGGCGCGGGCCTGGTGCTGTGGCTGCAGGGGCGCAAGACGCCTGCGCCCCAGGTGCCCTCGCCAGGGGTGGAGGCGCCGCTCGCGGAGGTTCCGATGCCGCAGAAGGAATCCGCGACGAGCCCGGTCGCTTCGCCCTCGATCGAAGAAGTCATCGCCAAGGCCATGCCCGCCGTGGTGCTGGTGGAAACCTCCTCGGGCCGGGGCAGTGCCTTCTTCGTGGACCGGGACCGGCTCATCACCAACCACCACGTGGTGGTGGGGCAGAGCTACGTGAAGCTGCGCCTTTCCGACAACCGCACCCTGGATGCCGCCATCGCCACCACCTCCCAGGACTATGATCTCGCCGTGCTGCGCATCATGGGTTCCGCGCCCGAGCATGCCGTCCTCAGCCTGGGTACCATCCAGGACGTGCGCCAGGGGCAGGAGGTGCTGGCCATCGGCACGCCCATGGGAGTGTTCCAGAACACCGTCACCCGGGGCATCGTCAGCAGCCTGCGCCAGCTGGACAAGGTGGTGGTGCTCCAGACGGACACGGCCCTGAACCCCGGCAACAGCGGGGGGCCGCTCATCGATCACGCAGGCCGGGTGGTGGGCATCAATACCATGGGCTTCCGGGGCAGCCAGGGCCTGAATTTCGCCGTGGCCATCGATCATGCCAAGGCCCTCATGGAGGGGCGGCCTCTGCCCATCGCCTTCGTCACGCCTCCCACCGATGGCAACCTCAAGGGGCTCTTGCCCGGCGCCGGGGCCAGCGAAAGCGACCAGGCCCGCGAGGAGGGCACCAAACGCTACGCTGCTCAACTGGTGGCCCTGGCCCGCTCCGCGGATCAGCTGGAATCCTCCTTCGCCTATTTTTTGGCTTACTACTGGGATGGGAAGGTGGTCGGTAGTTTCGATCGGAATTTTTACGCCCTATGGGAACGTGGCGCCCTCCAGGGGAATCCGGTGAAGGGGCACGAATCGGAAGTGGCCCGCATGCGCGCGGCGGCGGACCTGTTCCGGGAACGCTCCCGTGAGGTGGAGGACCTGGCCCGCAAGGCCGATGTCTTCCCCGGTACCCGCCGGGATCTGCGGCAACGGCTCCGCCTTGACCACCGGGAGTTGGAGTGAGGCTGGAGCGGCCACCTTTTGTATGATCAGGGGAGGACGGGAGCTCGCATGGCCGAAGAGAAAAAAGAACCCTGGCTGAACCTGCTGGCCCTCACGACGGTGATTCTGGCCGTCTGCGCGACGCTGGCCACCTTCAAGGGGGGCGGTTATTCCACGAAGACGGTGTTGAGCCAGGCGCAGGCTTCGGACGAGTGGGCGCATTACCAGGCCAAGGGCATCAAGGGGAACCTCTACGAAGTGGAGGCCATGCGCCTGAAGCGGGAGATCGAGCTGGCGCCGAAAGCCTCCAAGGAGGTGCTGGAGAAGAGCCTGGCTGATGTGGAAAAGAAGGTCGCCAAGTACGAAGGCGAAAAGGCCGAGATTGACAAGACGGCGCGCGGCTATGAGGCGGCCAAGGCCGAAGCGCAGAAGCACGGTGCACCCTTTGGCTTGGCCGTGATCTTCCTGCAAATCGCCATCCTGCTTTCCTCCATCGCGGCCCTGATGAAGAAGCAGCCTGTCTACTGGGCGGGTCTCGTGGTGGGTGTGGTGGGGCTCGTCTACTTCGCCAACGGCTTCTTCCTGTTCTTCCGCGTCTGATGTGGGCGCTCACCGTTGCCGCCATCATCGAGCGTGAAGGCCACTTCCTTTTTGTAGAAGAGCCCGACAAGGTCACGGGCTTGCCCGTCATCAATCAGCCCGCGGGCCACGTGGAGCCCGGCGAAGCCTTGCTGGACGCCGTGCGCCGCGAGGTGCACGAGGAGACCGGCCTGGCCTTCACGCCCGAAGCCATTGTGGGGATCTACCCCTTGCTGGCCGCCAACGGGAAGGACTACCTCCGCGTGTGTTTCTGGGGCACTGTGCCGGAAGGGGCAAACGCCGCACCCCAGGATGCCGACATCCTCCGCTGCCACTGGCTCACCCGCGAGGAACTGAGGAGGGCCGCTCTGCGCTCGGGCTGGGTGCTGGGCTGCCTCGATGATGCCCTGGCCGGACGTCGCTTCCCGCTGGAGCTGGTGGCCAATATCCGCGTCGAACGCTGAATCACTTCTTTCGCAGCCAGATGGCGCCGACCACGGAGGTGAGGAAGCCCGTCACCATGGTGCCGATGGCGCCGGCCATGGCGCTGGCGCGGGGCGTCTGCATGGCGGCGCCGGCCTTGACGGCGGCTTCGATCTGTTCGGCGCCGAGGCCCTGCTTGGCCATCATCGCGCGGCCCAGAGCCTCGATGTCCTGGAAGTAGTGGGGGAAGACCACGGTGGTGAAGAGGATGCTGCCCCAGTAGATGAGGATCGAAGCCAGCAGGGAGATGCTCACGCCGTTCCACACCTGGCGGCCGTAACCGCTGACGGGGGCCAGACCGCGGAGGGCCCAGACCAGGATGCCGATCTGCAGAGGCACCACCAGCCAGAACAGGAAGAGCAGGCTGGGATTCTTGTACCAGCCGGTGAAGCCCATGACGAAGGTCCAGGCAGCCACGGAAAGCCCGAGGATCAGACCGGCGCGGAGGGTGGGATGCATGGGAACCTCAGAAGACGTGGATGCCGCCGTTCACGGGCAGGGTGGCGCCGGTGACGAAGCCCGACTGGAGGAGGCCGACGACGGCCTGGGCCACGTCTTCAGCCTGGCCATTGCGGCGCAGAGGCGTGTGGTCGGCGGTGGCCTGCTTGTGCTTCTCCGGCAGGTGCGCGGTGGCATCCGTCTCGGTGAGGCCCGGGGCCACGGCATTCACGCGGATGCCCATGGGGCCCAGTTCGCAGGCCAAGGCGCGCACGAAGCCCTCCAGGCCCGCCTTCGCGGCGCTGTGGGCGCAGAAACCCCAGCCGGGGTGGCGGGCCAGGCCGCTGGTGATGGCCACGATGGCGCCATCCTTCCGGGCCAGCATCTGCGGCAGCACGGCCTGGCAGCCGTGAAAGGCGGCCCCCAGCTCGCCGGTGAGCTTGGCCTCGAAGGCCTGCCAGGGGTACTGGGCGAAGGCGGCCATGGGAAAACCGATGGAGGCGTTGAGCACCAGGATGCCGATGGGCCCCAGCTGGGCCTGCACGGTGGCGGCCATGGCCTCGAGCTGGGCGCGATCCCGGGCATCGGCTTTCACGGCCAAGGCGCGGCCACCGGTTGCAATGATGTCATCCACCACCGCGTGAGCCGCAGCCTCGGAGCCGAAGTAGTTCACGGCCACGGCCACGCCTTGCGCGGCCAGAGCCTTGGCCACGGCTGCGCCGATGCCGCGACTGGCTCCGGTGACGAGGGCGACTTGGCCAGCGAGGGACATGGGCGGCTCCTTGGGATCGGCTCCGATTCTGCGCCGGAGAAGCGCAGGCCTCAAGCCTCGCCCAGCTCCGCGATGGACATGCCTTGGGTGGCGCCAGCCTCGCCGGTGAGCGCTCGGCGCAGGTAGCCCGCCTGGCCCAGATGGAAGGCGAGGTGCGTGGCGAGATGCAAAAGGAAGCGGCTTGTGGGGGGACGCAGGCCGTAGAGTTCCTGGGGGAAGGGGGCTTCCAGCTGATCCGGGGCCAGGGCCGCCAGACCCGTTTCCAGCTCCCGCAGGGCCGTGGCGAGCAGGGCCGCCACCTCGGCGCGCGTGCCTTCCCGTTGGGCGAATTCCTGATCGCGCTGGCGCACGTAACCGGTGGCGCCAAAGACCGCCCCGAGGAAGTGGCGCAGGTTGCCCGTCACATGCAGGGCCAGGTTGCCCGCGCTGTTTCTGATGCCCGGTACGGCGCGCCAGAGCGAGGTGTCGTCAGGGAAGCTCTCCACCTCGCGGATGAAGCAGCGGAGGTCGCGGCGCAACAGGATGAGGAGATCGGCGGTGAAGGGGGTCATGGGCACTCCATCAGGACATGATCTTTGCCACAGATGAACATAGATGAACACGGATGGAAACCTGAGAGCCTTGATCCGTGTTCACCCCCCCGCCAACGCATGCGCTGGCGGGGACCTTACGTCGTGTTCATCCGTGGCTTATTCTCAAGCCATGGACCTTCAAGCGCTACTCGATGACATCGCCCGCGAGGCGGCCCCCTTTGCGGCGCAGGGCAAGGTGGCGGACTACATTCCGGCCCTGGCAGCGGTGGATTCGGCCCAGTTCGGCATCGCCCTGGCCACGGTGGAGGGCCCGGTTCTGGGCAGCGGGGACTGGCGCACACCCTTCTCCATCCAGAGCGTGTCCAAGGCCTTCTCGCTGGCTCTGGTGCTGGCCCAGGATGGCGAGGCCCTGTGGAAGCGCGTGGGCTTGGAACCTTCGGGCAACCCCTTCAACTCGCTGGTGCAGCTCGAATACGAGAAGGGCATCCCCCGCAATCCGTTCATCAATGCCGGGGCTCTCATCCTCGTCGACCGCCTGCTCTCGCAGAGCGGTGACTCCTTCGGAACCCTTCGCGCTTTCCTGCGGGAGGAGAGCGGCAATGCTTCGCTGGACCTGGATGCGGAAGTGGCCGCCTCCGAGGCGGGCCACGGCCACCGCAACGCGGCGCTGGCTCACTTCATGGCCAGCTGCGGCAACCTGGAAAACCCTGTGGGGCAGGTGCTCGATCACTACTTCCGTCAGTGCAGCCTGCGCATGAGCTGCGCAGACCTGGCCAAGGCGGGCCTCTTCCTGGCCAGCCACGGGCTGCGCGCGGATGGCTCGCGCCTGCTCAGCCGCAGCGAGGCCAAGCGCATCAACGCCATCATGCTCACCTGCGGCACCTACGATGCGGCGGGCGACTTCGCCTACCGCGTGGGCCTGCCGGGCAAGAGCGGCGTGGGTGGCGGCATTCTCGCCGTGCTGCCAGGGCGCGGCACCCTCTGCGTGTGGAGCCCCGCCCTGGATGCGCACGGCAACAGCGTGGCCGGTGTGGAGGCCCTGGACCGCTTCACCACCCGCACGGGCTGGTCGGTGTTCTGAAGGGCGAGCTACTTCCGGCTGAGCAGCGCCAGGCCTGCCAGCACCAGTAGGATGCCCGCGGCCTTGGTGAGGGAGAACGTCTCGCGGAAGACCGCGATGGCGATGGGGATGAGCACCAGGCTTGCCGCGCCGTTTACCGCCACGCCGGACCATTGCATGGAGCCACCCGCCCGGAAGGCCATCAGAAAGCCCACTTCGATGAGCAGCACGCCCACACCCAGGACCAGTGCCACCCAGGGCCCGCTGCCCTGGGCCAGGCCCGCGAAGGCCAAGCGCCACGGGTTGCCGGGGCCAGCGGCCTGCAGGAAAGGCAGGGCCACGAGGCTGAGGAGGAAAGCCACGGCGTAGGCGGCCATGAGCATGGCCATGGGGTTCACGGTGACGGGCACGCATTTCTGGGCGAGCTGGTAGATCACCACGCCGAGGGCGGCCACAGCCAGGAAAAGCAGTTCGGGTTTCAAGCCAGCTCCGGTGTTGATGTCGGATGGAAGGCCCGCCGCGCCGCCACATCCAGGAAGCTCCAGGCCACGAAGCGGCTCTGCTTCTGGCCCTGGGCCATGGCCACGGTGCGGATCTCGCGGGCTTCCGCATGACGGAGGGCGCGATGGATGGCGGGAAGGGACTTGGAGCTCGACACCAGGGATGTGAACCAGCCCACGCGATCACCCAGGTCGAGGCCTTCGGCGATCATGCGGCGGATGAAGCCTGCCTCGCCGCCCTCGCACCAGAGTTCGGGGCCCTGGCCGCCAAAGTTGCGCGCCGACCCACCGGCATTCTTGCCCAATTTGCGCCACTTCTGCTCGGCCGCCTCGCGAGCTTCCCGGGCCGAGCCGTGGAAGGGCGGATTGCAGAGGGTCAGGTCGAACCGCTCTCCGGGCCGCACCACGCCGCGAAAGATGGCGGTTGGATCAGCCTGATGGCGCAGTTCAATGGCGCCGCTCCATTCGGGGTTGGCAGCCAGAATGCGGGAGGCCGAAGCCAGAGCCGCCGCATCGATGTCAGAGCCCACGAAGGACCAGCCGTATTCGCGGTGGCCCACGAGCGGGTAGATGGCGTTGGCGCCCACGCCCACATCCAGCACGCGCAAGCCTGGGCCGCGAGGGGGCACGCCGTTGGCATCTTCCGCCAAGAGATCTGCCAGGTGGTGCAGGTAGTCCGACCGACCGGGAATCGGCGGGCAGAGGTAGCCACTGGGGATGTCCCAGCCGCGGATGCCGTAGGCCTCGGCCAGCAGGGCCCGGTTCAGGGCTTTCACCGCCGCGGGATTGGCGAAATCGATGGAGAGGCCGCCATGGGGCGCCTTGCGGAGGAAGGGCCCCAGTTCTGGGCTGGCCGCGACCAGCCGCTGGAAATCGTAGCCCGCCGCGTGCCGGTTGCGCGGATGCAGGCCCGGCTTGGCGGGCCGGGGACTGGCGGACTGGCGAGGAATACCCATCCCCTAGTGTGGGGTGGGCGCGCGTCTCAGGGAAGGTGTTCGCCGCCTTCGGTCTGCGCCAGGTGAACGGCCTGCCGGTGGGCCAGGAACCAGAAGAGGAAGGCGGTGATCAGGGTCAGCACCGCCAGCGTGTAGGCCAGGTTGCGGCCCTGCCAGAGGCCATCCCAGGTCTTCATGAACTCCGTGGCCAGGACATTCACCTTGCCGCCATAGAGCTCCAGATCGCGCAGGTATTTCTTGGTGTCCTCCGGCTCGTAGCCCAGGGGGTTGGCGCCTTTGGGTGCGGCGCGCAGA
This sequence is a window from Geothrix sp. PMB-07. Protein-coding genes within it:
- the ahcY gene encoding adenosylhomocysteinase, with product MTVATTDFIVADLSLAAWGRKELAIAEGEMPALMAIRQQYAAQQPLKGARIAGSLHMTIQTAVLIETLKALGADVRWASCNIFSTQDHAAAAIAAGGTPVFAVKGETLPEYWDYTHRIFDFEGGANMILDDGGDATLLLHLGARAEQDIHVLDHPDSEEATVLFAAIKKRLAEQPTWYSTQLAKIKGVTEETTTGVHRLYEMAKKGELKFPAINVNDSVTKSKFDNLYGCRESLVDAIKRATDVMVAGKIAVVCGYGDVGKGSAQALRALSAQVWVTEIDPICALQAAMEGYRVVTMDEACDKADIFVTATGNFHVITHDHMIRMKHNAIVCNIGHFDSEIDVAGLEKYQWEEIKPQVDHVIFPKGNRIILLAKGRLVNLGCGTGHPSYVMSSSFANQTLAQIELWTKNNEYKVGVYTLPKHLDEQVARLQLQTLNAKLTALRPDQAKYIGVPVEGPYKTDHYRY
- a CDS encoding S1C family serine protease, whose protein sequence is MRSWSMGILLVLAVALAGAGGAGLVLWLQGRKTPAPQVPSPGVEAPLAEVPMPQKESATSPVASPSIEEVIAKAMPAVVLVETSSGRGSAFFVDRDRLITNHHVVVGQSYVKLRLSDNRTLDAAIATTSQDYDLAVLRIMGSAPEHAVLSLGTIQDVRQGQEVLAIGTPMGVFQNTVTRGIVSSLRQLDKVVVLQTDTALNPGNSGGPLIDHAGRVVGINTMGFRGSQGLNFAVAIDHAKALMEGRPLPIAFVTPPTDGNLKGLLPGAGASESDQAREEGTKRYAAQLVALARSADQLESSFAYFLAYYWDGKVVGSFDRNFYALWERGALQGNPVKGHESEVARMRAAADLFRERSREVEDLARKADVFPGTRRDLRQRLRLDHRELE
- a CDS encoding DUF4337 domain-containing protein; amino-acid sequence: MAEEKKEPWLNLLALTTVILAVCATLATFKGGGYSTKTVLSQAQASDEWAHYQAKGIKGNLYEVEAMRLKREIELAPKASKEVLEKSLADVEKKVAKYEGEKAEIDKTARGYEAAKAEAQKHGAPFGLAVIFLQIAILLSSIAALMKKQPVYWAGLVVGVVGLVYFANGFFLFFRV
- a CDS encoding NUDIX domain-containing protein, producing the protein MWALTVAAIIEREGHFLFVEEPDKVTGLPVINQPAGHVEPGEALLDAVRREVHEETGLAFTPEAIVGIYPLLAANGKDYLRVCFWGTVPEGANAAPQDADILRCHWLTREELRRAALRSGWVLGCLDDALAGRRFPLELVANIRVER
- a CDS encoding DUF4199 domain-containing protein, producing MHPTLRAGLILGLSVAAWTFVMGFTGWYKNPSLLFLFWLVVPLQIGILVWALRGLAPVSGYGRQVWNGVSISLLASILIYWGSILFTTVVFPHYFQDIEALGRAMMAKQGLGAEQIEAAVKAGAAMQTPRASAMAGAIGTMVTGFLTSVVGAIWLRKK
- a CDS encoding SDR family NAD(P)-dependent oxidoreductase → MSLAGQVALVTGASRGIGAAVAKALAAQGVAVAVNYFGSEAAAHAVVDDIIATGGRALAVKADARDRAQLEAMAATVQAQLGPIGILVLNASIGFPMAAFAQYPWQAFEAKLTGELGAAFHGCQAVLPQMLARKDGAIVAITSGLARHPGWGFCAHSAAKAGLEGFVRALACELGPMGIRVNAVAPGLTETDATAHLPEKHKQATADHTPLRRNGQAEDVAQAVVGLLQSGFVTGATLPVNGGIHVF
- a CDS encoding DinB family protein, which translates into the protein MTPFTADLLILLRRDLRCFIREVESFPDDTSLWRAVPGIRNSAGNLALHVTGNLRHFLGAVFGATGYVRQRDQEFAQREGTRAEVAALLATALRELETGLAALAPDQLEAPFPQELYGLRPPTSRFLLHLATHLAFHLGQAGYLRRALTGEAGATQGMSIAELGEA
- a CDS encoding glutaminase; translated protein: MDLQALLDDIAREAAPFAAQGKVADYIPALAAVDSAQFGIALATVEGPVLGSGDWRTPFSIQSVSKAFSLALVLAQDGEALWKRVGLEPSGNPFNSLVQLEYEKGIPRNPFINAGALILVDRLLSQSGDSFGTLRAFLREESGNASLDLDAEVAASEAGHGHRNAALAHFMASCGNLENPVGQVLDHYFRQCSLRMSCADLAKAGLFLASHGLRADGSRLLSRSEAKRINAIMLTCGTYDAAGDFAYRVGLPGKSGVGGGILAVLPGRGTLCVWSPALDAHGNSVAGVEALDRFTTRTGWSVF
- the rlmF gene encoding 23S rRNA (adenine(1618)-N(6))-methyltransferase RlmF is translated as MGIPRQSASPRPAKPGLHPRNRHAAGYDFQRLVAASPELGPFLRKAPHGGLSIDFANPAAVKALNRALLAEAYGIRGWDIPSGYLCPPIPGRSDYLHHLADLLAEDANGVPPRGPGLRVLDVGVGANAIYPLVGHREYGWSFVGSDIDAAALASASRILAANPEWSGAIELRHQADPTAIFRGVVRPGERFDLTLCNPPFHGSAREAREAAEQKWRKLGKNAGGSARNFGGQGPELWCEGGEAGFIRRMIAEGLDLGDRVGWFTSLVSSSKSLPAIHRALRHAEAREIRTVAMAQGQKQSRFVAWSFLDVAARRAFHPTSTPELA